From the genome of Pleuronectes platessa chromosome 12, fPlePla1.1, whole genome shotgun sequence:
taggcaagattacacaaaaacaacaaaggggatttccatgaaacctggtggaaggatgtggtatagcTCAGGGAAGACCCCATTAAACTTTGATGTAGATCGGCATCAGGGGGAGAATTTTCTTTTcaccttctttaacattgcaacatTTTAAAAATTTTTCATTAAATCTGGAACATTATATTTCTCTATGGGAGTGTGAAATCTGGTGAAGCctgattgaattgaaggggacAGTTGGACCTTGGAGGAGGTGTGTGCTCCACTGACTGCTATTCCAGTTTATTCCAGTGGTCGACTTCATGATGACAGCTAAATGAATGTTCAGGGCAGAGTCTTTGGACAGGAGTCACATGAAGCCTAAGTTCACTCTGCAGGCACCTGAGTAGTGTCTGTGAGGGATGAACAGAGGCTGAGGTAGCTCCCTCTGATCAAGACCACTTCCGGCTTTGGTTCTCCACCAGTTTGTGTCATCGTTTCTGAGGGAGATCGTTAAAGCACGTCCTCGGTCATCACCTTCTCATGCAGGATATCTCCTCACCTTACGTTCCTGTTGTTCGAGGCTTCAGCAGACTCCTGACTTTAAGGTTGAAGTCCTCACCATCTTAAACTCCTGtagacttttattgtgaaggagcACATTACTCCTGAAGTCAACAACTCCTGGTTAAATCTTGACTTTTGAGCCCTGTATATTCTTTATGGCGGAGGTCAGTCACAATCCTCGTCGTAACACTGCCAGCGTAAATAAAGCCAGTTTTTATTCAACAGAGAGAACCATTCATCGAGGTCATTGTTTTTACTGCGTTGTGTGCTCACCCCAGTAAAAAGCAGATTTTCTATGAATACGTTTGTGGAGTGTGAAGGGATGCCTCCTCTCCACCGTTTTCATCAACCACCTCTTGTGCAACTTAAAAGTCCGTGTCATCATCTCATCCGGTATGCTCCTCATGTGCTCAGGGAATGATGGCCCCACAGCCCCGAGGCTGTTCCCTCAGCATTATAGCCGAGGCCTGGACGCCTGCCGTACACCATCATCCCGCTAAACACAGCCAAGGCTGCTTCCAAGTGAACCTTgtctttttgaaaaacaaagtgaTTATCGCCGCCAGTTGAAATCGGGGTTTGGAAGATGAAGTTATAGAGAACggattaaaagttttttttatttgtacgaAGTCGCTATATGTCACTGAATGAGTAAAAGCAATGGTGACTGGGCCTgttttaatatgtatatatttatagtgtTGTGATCTGGGTGTCTGTGGCCACACTCCCGGGACAGACAATGCtatattaaaggagacatattatgtaAACATATTATTTCTAGTTTTCCCTTCCTCTTGTGTTTTATAGGTGTTTTGTGAAGTTAGTAGTCCGGCAGACTGCACCACTGTGATGTCATGGGAAATATCGCGTTTGGACACGGCGTCCTTCAAACGTAAAGCAATTTAGTGCAAACTAataaatgttagcatgctaatatgTTAAAACAGGTGATCCCAGATACTTGCGCTTTTTACGTCAGTTAGAGACGCAGAGTCAGCGCAGTAGTGATCATGTGATAGAGCAACAGTCGCGCAGTCCTGTCGATGTGTGAACTTGATGAATTCTTATTGAGTCTCAGCCGTCAACCATGACAattcaccctgtttttaaaaTCATCAATAAATAATGACAACAAAACTTACTGAAAGTATAAACACTTAAACAGCCATCTACCTAAAAGGACAGACCCATTGTACCATTCAACATTGCAAAGTGTTAATTGAGGACAAAACGATAAACCTGCTGTCTCACAGTAATAGTGTCATGGTAAACTAACTGGTTTGTGGTCGTGGTGAAGGTGGAGGATAAATGAGTGTAAAACAGAGTTATCTCAAATGAGGCGGGAAGTGTCGGAATAAATCGAACTTGTCAGTTTTGTTGTCACCTTAGCATTTGATGGAAAAAGACGTGTCAGGCCTGAATGTAAATGAATCTTAAATGTCACGGTTGATTTTTATCCGAAAGTCTCTCACTCAGTCtgtctgagaaaaaaaatcaagttcTGAATAATTGACTTCTGCTCTTTGTGCTCATGTGAGAAGCTTTTAACATTGGTAGAGAGGAGTTGGtgtgaaacaaaacagaaaccgTTTCAGCTGCAGCACGATTTCACACCGCTACTATTTTCTCAGCCGCCGTCGGATGATTGATAGGTCGGCAGCTGTTTGTGCTTTAAAAGCACTCGACACATCAGATGAGGAGATCCGagtaattccccccccccccaataggAACCTCTGAAGTAGCGCATGGCTGCggatgaaagcagagaaaagagcagagatagaagagcagagagaaaagttgGCCGCGTCTGACATttctttcaatttaattaagGGATGTGACGAGGGAGCGCGTGTCTCTGAGAGTGGAGTGGTCTCTGTGCGGCTGATTGAGGGATCACCACGTTCTCATTAATTGCTCAATCAGCCAAAGGAATGTGATCTGTGCTAATTAGAAGGACGCTCCCTCCATCATGGGGCTGCAGTGTAATTACAGTCTGGGCCTAATGACACACACCGTGCAGTACCACTCTTTGTCCTGCGGGGCTCCCGTGTTTCTGCAGACACCCACGGCTGCAGGGACACGATGTTACACTTGTTACGCTGATGATGATCATGAGGTTAAGTTATTTACTTGCTTTTGCAGGCGATTGGTTTGTCAATGTTTTCCGCTTTGTGTCGGCTTGAGACCGAGATCAGTGACTTAATCGGGTCTagagataaaacattaaaaaaaaaaaaaatgtgtagatAATCAGCCATCACAGGTGTTTTGTATCCTCagagtaatttttttaatatgatgaGCCTCTAGTGTGATTATGAAGCCAAATAAATTGAGTTAGATCAGAAATTATATTGGATTTGAAACTGATTAGTTTAGACCTGGGGCCTttttcatggggggggggggtaacattAACGATTATCAGAGAATAACTTTTTCACCTCATCTTAATGAAGCTAGTTGGTGTGCATCTGGCAAGTATGTCATATAAATAGTGAATTCTTCTACGGTATATTTAGTGATTGTTTATTGTAAGAAATAATAATTCAGTTTTTGACCATGCTGTTTGACCTCAACCCTCCCACTGTTCGACCCAACGTTTCACCCTCGATTATAACGTGGGCTCCTAAATACCGATTTGTGTAAATTGTTCTGTGTATCCACTGATAATTAACattgtatatttatttcttctcttcAATGCAAAACCACACCTCCCAGTGTTGTTCAGAGTTCCTTCAGTGTTGTAAACCATTTGTAAAGCAACTACTTGCCAAATTTAGCATAGAAAATGTCACCTTTATTTCCTGACGTGTGAGGTGAATTAAGCAATCGCTGACTTATCAGTTTTTATTAGCAACAGGGGatttacaaaaacacagacaggagCACAGCCCAGGTGCTGTGAGTGtgacataaataataaagacGCATTAGCTGGAGGAAGGTGACTGCAGCCGTTAGAGCGGAGAGCCAACAGAATCATGCAGAGAGGTAACCATGTGTGAGAATACTGCTGTGTCATTTCTTTTGGCCGGGGAACTTAATGTGTTGGATGTTCTCTTGTAACTTAACACAGGAATTACGTTTTGCCTGTTTCTAATTGAGGAAGTGGACAGTCAGTATTTAGTGGTGCCAGTGAAGCAGCAGGGACACCATCATGCATTAGTAGTTTGAAGAGGACTTTGACTTTGGATGAAGTCATTCAAACCTGTAAAGCACTTACGTGCAAATTAACAAATGCAGCAGGCAAACATTCTAAATCATGGACTGTGGGCTGTATGAAGATGCAATAAGTGTTGCACGgtaatgaagctaaaatatgcCAGATCCggggctgccatcttgtgcttttgaTGAAATTCAGAGTCTAAGAGTCACATACTTTCAAACAATCGTGAGTAAGTCTCAGCTCTCAATCATTACATTTCACCCTGTctttacagcatcaaatatcTCATCTCAGAACAGGAACACTGCTGTGCGTCCTTACAGCCCCTCTGAGCGTCTGGCTAGTTTCTACTCTCAGTCTTGTTTGCGTCTGGATGGTTCAGCAGGAGGTAGCCCAGTGGTTTATAACACTTGGCCCCTGAAAATGAAGAGAGTGACCCCTCATCACAGCTGATGTCCTCAGTGTGGACGTGAGGTCTGAATCCTGTCTCCTTCTAGCACTGATCTATTTGAAGGATTTTTAGATGCCCTGAAGAGCTGAAAGCGATATTGAATGCAATTAGAGATATGGCcgctatttaaaataaataaaatcagtgAATTTCCCTCTTTACAATGATGGAATATAATTTGTTCTTGTGCCTGTAATCATCATGCAAACTCAGATTTGTTTTGAGGCTTTTTATGAGAATAACAAACCCCGGTAGGGCAACTGAGGTAAAGATGGATAGAGAAGAAGTATGACTCAGACCTTTGGCAAACAAGGTTGAAGACTAGAATAATAATTTTCTAATCATCAATTAATCCCATGAAAAAGACAAACTAACGATGAGCAACAAGCAAGTTTAGTCCTTTTTTAGAAATATTCAAGAAAACTACAATTCCCATCttgtttttggacatttctgAACCTTCTTTAAGTTCATTCTTtagctttttaatacatttgcaTCTTTATGGGCTAAAGACATCGGAAAGATGGGACTGAAGACGCATCCCTTTTTTAATGTCTTTAATGGGATATCTTGCCATCAAGTGAAATATAGAATAAAACGAGCCATGTTGTTCTTTTCAAATCCATAAATCTCAGCACCTGATATTAATCCTGAACCTCTCGACTGGACAGGCTTAGGCTGCGACACTAAAACGCTATAACTCCCTGTTTAAGAGGAAATGTGATGAGCAGCGTGATGGATTTTGTGCGTTGTATTCTTCTGTGAGAGCAGCAGTGGGCGAGGTGAAGTGGCAGGCAGGAGATCAGATGTCTCGGTCCTGCACGTAGATCCCTGAGCCCTGACCCTCCCATCTGATGCAGCTGCTCCTCTCCACTTGCAGCCTCCCCTCCCCGTAACCTCCCGTCTCCGCTCCCAAGTAAAGCCTGCATTCACTTATACAGTCAGACAGTAAATTGTTCCGTCTGTTTGACCTTGAAAATGATAAAATGCAAGAGGCAGGAAGTGTTTTGTTAGTCCTGACCTCTTCATCCCACAGTAAAACTTGTCAGTCATCCCAATGAGCCGTCTTCTGCTCctgctgaggacacacacatcagtACAGTCCCCAGAGGCACTGACAAATCAGAAATAGATACCATATGCTACGTCCAAGAAACAAGAGCCAGGCACCATTCATCCAAACTTTCAGTGGGTTTAATGTGGATCAAGTTAGCTCCCACAACATTGTTTaccagaacaaacacacagggagctGCTGAACATAGTGTAAGTTAAAATAAAGATACACAGCACACAACACTCTTCTCCAGTTTACCTTGCTTTATTCACCTCGTCACATTTTTGACACTCGTCTTCGTCAGGCTGTTGTCAGCCTGTGTTTGCACTTTCATTATAATGGCACTTTGCCTTGACAGGGCCTATATATACAACTTTTCAAAAGCTCTCTCCCAAATTATAATTCATCTAAACCCATGAGTGGGTCAAACGGTTACAACGTGTTTTTTAAAGTCATGCTATGTTGTTGTTCCAGAGCAGTGTTGATCACTCCACCACTTTGGGCCACACTGAAGAATCTCAACATGGTcgtcagaggatgaatcctgacAACTCTGGGGTCCATCCTGACATGTCTCACCCCTTCATCAGGGGCCAACATTGGAATATTCCAAACAGTTTAGTTTCAAACCAAATTCTTGCGACTCTAAGGACAATCCCATCAGTCTCGGCTACACTTTTGTTTTAGGGCTATTAGGACAATGTTAGCAGGCTGATACACCAAACCAAAACGATTAACCGACTACAGTCAACATGTAACAAGCTGGCTAGCATTCGTATTTAGCTCAATATGCTACTGTACAGGTTAATAGAGCTACTGGCGTGGCTGTCTCATACAACCACTTTGTCTTTCAATCAAAATATTCAAAAAAGAGCGTCTTCAAGTCTTATCCACTTTGTAACACTCATCTAGAAAGATCACCCCTAGACAATGACATTTATTCTTTAAACTAAACTTCATATTCATATCAATTAATAGTTTTTCAGTACTAATTTAATCCAGTGAACTCCTTGTAAAGACCTTTTGTCTTGGCTTAAACTTAAATATTCACCTCCGTGAACAAGCAGCTCctttaaatctctctctctctctctctctctctctctctctctctctctctctctctctctctctctctctctctctctctctctctctctctctctctctctctctctctctctcttcatggaTTACATTTCTAAAGtgattattattgattattaaattATGTGATGGTGAAATGACAGAAGATGACGCAAGGGAGGTGCAACAGAAGTTCCTGGTTCGCTCTGAACTTTGAAGTCATACAAGGATAAGAAAAAACTTGAAACAAATCCAGACACCACCTCATGAAGACAGGATGGCTCGACAACATGAAAAGATGAGAAAGCCTGCTGGAAAAGACtacttttttttgtctcagtcattccaaaaacatcaaacatcatttaaaaaatacattttcgaTACAGAGAGGGATTCTGGTAAACGTTTCTTTAGACATAGGTCTTAAAAGTGCAGggtgtacgatttaggtgaaagggatctattggcagaaattgaatataaaataatcctaatgatgttttcaatcgtttttcatctgaattgtacgaattgttttttttctttaccctagaatgggacccttatatttgaatactttatatttaagagAGCGGGTCCCCTCTACTGTAGTCGCCCAAACGgcacaaactaaacacattttgagtttttacgacaactgaaggctaccacaggttctcttttcatgtttggaagaggagggtgaggtgagggggattcagctgcaacatgcatctTCACTACTAGATGTCAGTAAATTCAacagactgaacctttaatgagGGGCCGAGCACctacggtgggaggccctattgtatttcgaaggatttgtatttcccttttggggctttttcagggcctAGACTTGTTCAAATCATTACCAAAGTTTGGAGGGAATTCAAAACCCCCAAAAGTaattgtattctggagtaatttgaaatgggccaggcaaaatggctcaacagcacaATCTAAGGAAAACCCCCCCAGTTAGCTTTCACCGTACTTCACAAAAATCGTAGCCAAGGACTTTTGGTTATTTTGCGACAGTGAAAGAAACGTCTGATGATCTCCGCATGTTCCTTTGTCTCAACATTTCAGGTGTCCAAAGCAGCTGCCGACCTGATGGCGTACTGTGAAGCCCACATACGCGAGGATCCCCTCATCGTGCCCGTCCCCGCCTCAGAGAACCCTTTCCGGGAGAAGAAGTTCTTCTGCACCATCCTCTGATGACCTGCGAGGGGCGCACAAGTGCAGGCATGGCGTTGCCTGGCTTCTCTGTCTTCACCACACCTGAAGCTACTGGCCACAGGCGTTGAGTTGAGTTTTGCCCCAGCGGACACTCTGTTGTTGGTCAGCTCTGTCCTGGTGGCTGAAGGTTTTGGGGGAGTCAGCTACCAAACTGGCAACCCGGCGAGCGTATCATGTCTTGTTAAATAGGTTTGTTATTGCTTTGTTATTAGAGAACAGCCTTGCTCAGTGCTTAATGAGATGagagatgtttttttcccttcattTCTTTTGTTGTGCTAGATCTTAACATGCCTCAGGAAACAGGAATTTGCCCAGTGTTTACTTCTTTTTAAACCTTTAGTCCCTTTCTCCGTATCCGAATGAAAAAACATTCATCATTGTATTAAATTGAAGAATTTAACACATTAGCAGGAACGCCTACTGTACCGAAATCGGACACTTCCCTCATTAGTGGTTTTCTGTTTCAATTTGCCTCCAGAGTCACCAACAATTAACCTGCTCCTTTTAGTGCTGGAACAGAAACCTTATCTGGCACACTAAATGATTTCAGTTAGTGGGAACCAAGCGGGCGGCTGCACGTCGCCTCTgctgcaaataaataaacagacccTCTGCTTATTGAAAGGCTAATGTTTCAGCAGCGAGACGAGTTCTTCAGGGTTATCACTGTGCAAACAACCCTTAAGTCAAAAAATAATTTATGAATCTGCCGCTTCCTTCCCCTGGTTCCGCTCTAATGCACTCCACCTTTACCGCTCTATTTGATTTACTCCTCGTACGTTTCATCCACTTTGAATTAGAGACACTATCAGTTCATCCTTTTCGCAGGATAACTTAACTTTCTCATTTGTTCGCTGGGCATGTTTCCTGAGCCTGATTCTTTTTTGCCTGTCCTAGAGTGAATGGCACGGCCTTTGACATTAATGCCAAACCGAGAGGCCTGCATGTTTCTCTGCTCCTTTTTGACAGCCTCCTGTGTTTCCGAGAGACTGTCGGGTCTTTTAGAGTGTACAGTATGTTACAGTGCCAACTTCTGTGAGAGCAGCGTGATCCTCACACTGTGGTCACACAgccttcttttctgtttttgtttagattttGAACAAAAAGCACACTGTCGAAAACGTTTCCTTTACCTGGTAGTTGAATAGCATTTGCTGATTTTTACGATGAATTGTTATGATcgttattaatattgttattatcagtAGTATTATTGAATATTTGTTGCATAGCACTCACAGCTACATGATGTGTAGTGCTACTGAGCTTGTATGATACTTAGGAAAGGAAACATTTATAAATCATGCAATTATTGATACTATCtgagtattttttaaatacaactcTAAGGGTCGGTTTACATTATATGATCCCTTCGGTGGTTCAGACTTTTGCATCATCGTTTCtgtaaaatttaaataaattttctCCTGGTACTTGAACTAGCATTAGGAATCAAACTCGGATACTGGACCATCACCAACTCAAACTATTGGACTCAAATTTTTTTCAGGATAaatatcattgttattatttcctGTGTGGACAACCTGAGACTGACCTCAGGACGCTCTCACTGACCTCATCGTAAGGATGGTGCCAATTCTGAAACAAGAAATATAACAGCTAGAGATGAATATTGCATGGATTTATTTCTATCTATAACAGAGAGAACTattatgaaatgaaatattGCCTCTTCATTGAATTTTCTGGGTGCTACTCTGCACAGAATAATCTCATTGGAGTGCGGATATGTCGTGCAGCTGTATTCATGAATGGTATTATTGTTTTGGGAAACAATAGCATTTAAATAGCAGGCTTTGTAAAATCCTACTTTGGATCaaatgaattaaaggaaaaGGGCAACCCAGATGTGCCGTGTCTTCACTATTTCTGTTCCGTGTCTCTCTTTTCTGGATACATTCTCACCGATCACACTGATAACATGAATAGAAGCTGCTGCCGATTGTCCGGCTCTGACAGAGTTACATGATATTCTGGTGCGTGCGACCTCCTGTGGCTGAGCTGAACCACAGGCCATCTGGATGCACTCTACTTGTGtcgtgtgtattttttttatttttttttaaagaatatgATTCAATTCAGCGTCTGCCAGTTTGCCTGCCACAGTGTCGCAGGGAAATAAGCAATACATCTGCTGACTCCGCAGGTCGCATGAATAATGTCCCCGATAATGATTCAGTATTCCAGCCATGCCTGCATTTATAGCCTCATCTGTGACAAAACTGAAATTACTATTTCACTATACTGTAGGCCTGGTGATCATGTTGGTTTCAAAATTGCTTTTTTCCCCCGAATAAGTCATACAAGGAAATCAAGTTggagatatattaaaaaacagcACAAGTACAGGTTGTAGAGAACACTACAGACGCTGGTGATGAACGACATTGATAAGACCCTCACGGATTTCTCTGAACTGAACCcaaagcagcaggatgtaaTTAAAGAGAAGCAGAGTCACAGACGAGGATTGTGGTTTAAGGCTCATCACAGCTGTGGTGTCGATTATGTATCTACGTTTATTTCAAGGTAAAGACAACAAAATGGAATATCTCTTTTAGTTTCTTCCAATTAATGATCAGGTGTTACATgaacaaactattttgtttttctaacccagtgagatttctttttttttttacgctcTTCCTACAAAAAAGTGTGACGTCACCAAACCAATGCACCAGTGAGAACATAGCATAACCACAAAATGATCTTTGTTGATGGGTTGTTTGGGGCTATGATCACATTAGATTAGTTTGTCTGAGAATATTAGGAGATAATAATAAGTTTCATCACTTTAAATTCAATTGTTGGTCATTTACTGATGACTAATTTAGCTTCTAGCGACTCATTTGAAAAGGGAAAACCAAGTATTACACTGTATTATGtcaattctttctttctttttttcagtttatatCCACAGACAACACCTTCAAAGCTTTTATGGGTAAATCAATTATAGAggagagatataaaatggatgTACCACAAACTAAGAGTAGAAATTCAATAAGTAGGACTGAATATTATTTGGTATGCACATGGTTCCCAGCTGGGACCTGGcttgatacaaataaatctaTATATACATGGAGAAAAAGTACAGTGAGTGAGGAGTGTTTGGAACTGTGCAAcgtgaaagacaaactgaaaGGTACTGCACACACAAAggtataaacagtataaatataacataaatCTGTTTTGACCTCCAGATAAAAAGTGTAATAAGAGTTGAGAGCATTTCAAAATAAGTTGGGATAGATAAGGTTTGGATATCTGCAGTAGAGCGAGATGTTAGGTTGTATTTGAAGAAATGAAAAGCTATGAATAGTCTTTGCCTTTCAAATGAATAATGTGTTGCATAGAGAAAACTAAATCACTGTAATGAGTATATCTATGATTTTGACTCCAAAAGAATTATATAATGCACAGGAAAGTAATTGTCCCTTAGGCAGTAGGTTATCTAATATCAGGGATCTGAGCTGGAGCAATTTTACAAATTGAGCAGTGATCCACCCCAAAGTGtatgcaaaaacacacaagaaaactAATAATTTCTGATAGATTATTTATCCACAGCCTCAGCCGGCTGTTCTGCAGCAGTTTCTCAATGATTTCCTCTCATAACATCGGCACACAATGCAGTTGCATGCCAGTGTTTTCCATTACTTTATTATTTACCCTGGAATTGGATGGTAAGGTCtctaaaataacaatgatgccACAATGGAACTCCAttaaaatcaatacaaatgaaatgtttaCGAGCATGGCAGCTGGCGCTCTCGGTGGCGTGGCCCTCTCGTCCTCTCATGGAGAACCACTGGTGCTCCCGGAGTCAGAAGAAATAGTCGTCAAGTGTCCCTCTCCATGCACAATAGATTCCACTTAAATCATTCATGGGAAGCAATGAGGACCTGCTTTAATATTCCCAAATCTTAAAGCTTTTACACATCACCTGGATCTTAGAGGGATGAAATTATTCATATGATTATTTTCAATCTTTGTTACACTTCATTCAATTaagcttaaaatgtttttataaaaggATACTCATACTTCCTCATACTTATTTGTGTGATAAACATGGCAACAGAAAAGACAATTATATATTCGGTGTACCATACCATAGAGATAAAAACTAAATGCTCTTgcaaaattacaataattatacgtaaattaatgaaatgtaaatgaatgCTTCTGCAGTAGTGATACATGTGTGAtaataatgtgtattttatatttacagctATTTGCTTTTATATGCTTTCTTGTTTTTTGACTTATTCAAAGCATGTTTCCGCATT
Proteins encoded in this window:
- the LOC128453609 gene encoding guanine nucleotide-binding protein G(I)/G(S)/G(O) subunit gamma-4; the encoded protein is MKDGIANNSTASISHARKAVEQLKMEACMDRIKVSKAAADLMAYCEAHIREDPLIVPVPASENPFREKKFFCTIL